From one Microbacterium aurum genomic stretch:
- a CDS encoding sulfite exporter TauE/SafE family protein, with the protein MSSAAVPRRRDARFVLSCIGVGLAAGLLSGLFGVGGGTVIVPMLVLLLRFDQRLAAGTSLAAIVPTATVGVISYAVHGSVAWIPALILAAGAVVGAQIGAWLLARIPQNALRWGFVAFLAVVIVMLFVVVPARDAELVLTVGSVIGLVALGLFTGIMAGLLGVGGGVIVVPALMFLFGTSDLIAKGTSLLMMIPTAVSGTVGNLRHGNVDLLAAGLVGVAACTTTAVGAWLATLMSPLTANILFAVFLTFIAVQMAVKAIRARRSR; encoded by the coding sequence GTGAGCTCGGCGGCGGTGCCCCGCCGTCGTGACGCACGCTTCGTGCTGTCATGCATCGGGGTGGGGCTGGCGGCCGGCCTGCTGTCCGGCCTCTTCGGCGTCGGGGGCGGCACGGTCATCGTGCCGATGCTCGTGCTGCTGCTGCGCTTCGACCAGCGACTCGCGGCCGGCACGTCGCTCGCCGCGATCGTGCCGACCGCGACCGTCGGGGTGATCTCTTACGCGGTGCACGGCTCGGTCGCGTGGATCCCGGCGCTGATCCTCGCCGCCGGCGCGGTCGTAGGCGCCCAGATCGGCGCGTGGCTGCTCGCCCGCATCCCGCAGAACGCACTGCGCTGGGGTTTCGTCGCCTTCCTCGCGGTCGTGATCGTGATGCTGTTCGTCGTCGTGCCCGCCCGCGACGCCGAACTGGTGCTGACGGTCGGGTCGGTCATCGGGCTCGTCGCGTTGGGACTGTTCACCGGGATCATGGCGGGGCTGCTGGGCGTGGGCGGCGGCGTCATCGTCGTGCCGGCACTGATGTTCCTGTTCGGCACGAGCGACCTCATCGCGAAGGGCACGTCGCTGCTGATGATGATCCCCACCGCCGTCTCGGGCACGGTCGGTAACCTGCGCCACGGCAACGTCGACCTGCTCGCCGCCGGCCTCGTGGGGGTCGCCGCCTGCACCACAACCGCCGTCGGGGCGTGGCTGGCGACCCTGATGTCGCCGCTGACCGCGAACATCCTCTTCGCGGTGTTCCTCACCTTCATCGCCGTGCAGATGGCCGTCAAGGCGATCCGCGCGCGCCGGTCGCGCTGA
- a CDS encoding FAS1-like dehydratase domain-containing protein, whose translation MSVNPELVGRSFPPTAPYLVGREKVREFARAVFADAAQHVDPEAARALGYADVVAPPTFAMVIQDLTLQQLLAEEDSGIALERTVHAEQRFRYTRPIVAGDELVAQLQITNVRPFGTGAMVTSEAEITDAGGAHVVTATSVLLIGGEDA comes from the coding sequence GTGTCCGTGAATCCTGAGCTGGTCGGCCGCTCGTTCCCCCCGACCGCGCCCTACCTCGTCGGCCGTGAGAAGGTGCGCGAGTTCGCGCGCGCCGTCTTCGCGGATGCCGCGCAGCACGTCGACCCGGAAGCCGCGCGTGCTCTGGGCTACGCCGATGTCGTCGCCCCGCCGACGTTCGCGATGGTGATCCAAGATCTCACGCTGCAGCAGCTGCTCGCCGAGGAGGATTCGGGCATCGCGCTGGAGCGCACCGTCCACGCCGAGCAGCGCTTCCGCTACACGCGGCCGATCGTCGCCGGCGACGAGCTCGTCGCGCAGCTGCAGATCACGAACGTCCGCCCGTTCGGCACGGGGGCGATGGTCACGAGCGAGGCCGAGATCACGGATGCCGGGGGCGCGCACGTCGTCACCGCGACATCGGTGCTGCTGATCGGAGGCGAGGACGCATGA
- a CDS encoding MaoC/PaaZ C-terminal domain-containing protein, whose translation MTTATGPETGAALAVGDVVAERTVHLTRESLVRYAGASGDFNPIHYRDDVAERVGLPGVLAHGMLTMGLAVETVVAWAGDAGRILEYGVRFTRPVVVDAEAGADLVITAKVGALDDDTARIDLTVAFDGTTVLGKAQVRVRRHA comes from the coding sequence ATGACCACCGCGACAGGTCCCGAGACCGGCGCCGCTCTGGCCGTCGGCGACGTCGTCGCCGAGCGCACGGTCCATCTCACGCGCGAGTCCCTCGTGCGCTACGCCGGCGCCTCCGGCGACTTCAACCCCATCCACTACCGCGACGACGTCGCCGAGCGCGTGGGCCTGCCGGGTGTGCTCGCCCACGGCATGCTCACGATGGGCCTCGCCGTCGAGACGGTCGTGGCGTGGGCGGGTGACGCGGGTCGCATCCTCGAGTACGGCGTGCGTTTCACGCGTCCCGTCGTGGTGGATGCCGAGGCGGGCGCCGACCTCGTGATCACGGCGAAGGTGGGCGCGCTCGACGACGACACCGCCCGCATCGACCTCACCGTCGCGTTCGACGGCACCACGGTGCTCGGCAAGGCGCAGGTCCGCGTGCGCCGACACGCGTGA
- a CDS encoding UDP-N-acetylmuramate dehydrogenase, which yields MPQIAPIPLAQLTTLRAGGIPARMVEARTRDELIDALREIWAAGDPWLVIGGGSNLLVGDEPFEGTVVLVRTRGIERLPAPEGRVRLRVEAGHDWDDLVAYAVAEGLAGIEAMSGIPGSAGAAPIQNVGAYGQEIVETLVEVELLDEATGEVEVVPASDLGLGFRTSVLKHHYGEVPRRSGVIVSITLELREVGHGEVPVGGVQLRQALRLEPDAAVSLRWIRDTVLATRAVKGMVLDDADPDTHSAGSFFQNAIVSASFARTLPPECPRWPLAPSVAPVTVIPLAAFDGVVPPPVSTQPDVKVSAAWLIEHAGVGKGFRLPRSRAALSTKHALALTNRGGATAAELAELARYIQQRVQSEFGLLLQPEPVLVGVEL from the coding sequence ATGCCCCAGATCGCTCCGATCCCGCTCGCGCAGCTGACGACGCTGCGCGCCGGCGGCATCCCCGCTCGCATGGTCGAGGCGCGTACGCGCGACGAGCTCATCGATGCGCTCCGCGAGATCTGGGCGGCGGGCGACCCCTGGCTGGTCATCGGCGGCGGCTCGAATCTGCTCGTCGGCGATGAGCCCTTCGAGGGAACCGTCGTGCTCGTGCGCACCCGCGGCATCGAACGCCTGCCGGCGCCGGAGGGCCGGGTGCGCCTGCGGGTCGAGGCCGGACACGACTGGGACGACCTCGTCGCCTACGCCGTCGCCGAAGGCCTCGCCGGCATCGAGGCGATGAGCGGCATTCCCGGCAGCGCCGGTGCGGCTCCCATCCAGAACGTCGGAGCGTACGGCCAGGAGATCGTCGAGACGCTGGTGGAGGTCGAACTGCTCGACGAGGCCACCGGCGAGGTGGAGGTGGTGCCGGCATCCGATCTCGGACTCGGCTTCCGCACTTCCGTGCTCAAGCATCACTACGGCGAGGTCCCGCGGCGCAGCGGAGTGATCGTGTCGATCACGCTCGAACTGCGCGAGGTGGGTCACGGCGAGGTCCCGGTCGGCGGCGTGCAGCTGCGGCAGGCGCTGCGTCTCGAACCGGATGCCGCGGTGTCGCTGCGCTGGATCCGCGACACGGTGCTCGCCACGCGCGCCGTGAAGGGCATGGTGCTCGACGACGCCGACCCCGACACGCACAGTGCCGGCTCGTTCTTCCAGAACGCGATCGTGTCGGCATCCTTCGCCCGAACGCTTCCGCCGGAGTGCCCGCGTTGGCCTCTCGCGCCGAGCGTCGCCCCCGTCACGGTCATCCCGCTGGCCGCCTTCGACGGTGTCGTGCCGCCGCCGGTGTCGACGCAGCCCGATGTCAAGGTCAGCGCCGCGTGGCTGATCGAGCATGCCGGCGTCGGCAAGGGCTTCCGGCTGCCGCGCTCGCGCGCGGCGCTGTCGACCAAGCACGCCCTCGCCCTCACCAACCGCGGCGGCGCGACGGCGGCCGAGCTCGCCGAGCTCGCCCGCTACATCCAGCAGCGCGTGCAGAGCGAGTTCGGACTCCTGCTCCAGCCCGAGCCGGTGCTCGTCGGCGTCGAGCTGTAG
- a CDS encoding pyridoxal phosphate-dependent aminotransferase: MIHRAPLSRKLSAIAESATLKVDAKAKALMAEGKPVISYAAGEPDFATPQFIVDAAAEALHDLANYRYTPAAGLPVLREAIAAKTLRDSGLEVPPAQVIVTNGGKQAVYQAFQAVVNPGDEVLLPAPYWTTYPEAIALADGIPVEVFAGADQDYKVTVEQLEAARTDKTTVLVFVSPSNPTGSVYTPEETKAIGQWALEHGIWVISDEIYQNLVYEGARAVSIVEAVPELAGQTILVNGVAKTYAMTGWRVGWMVGPADAIKVAGNLQSHLSSNVNNIAQRAALAALTGPQTEAEQMRLAFDRRRKLIVAELAKIPGVTVPNPLGAFYVYPDVRGLLGRSWRGTQVDTTLELADLILDEAEVAVVPGEAFGPSGYLRLSYALGDDQLLEGVQRLQQLFG; encoded by the coding sequence GTGATCCATCGCGCCCCGCTCTCCCGCAAGCTGTCCGCCATCGCCGAGTCGGCGACCCTCAAGGTCGACGCGAAGGCCAAGGCGCTCATGGCCGAGGGCAAGCCCGTCATCTCGTATGCGGCAGGCGAGCCGGACTTCGCGACGCCGCAGTTCATCGTGGATGCCGCCGCTGAAGCGCTGCACGACCTCGCGAACTACCGGTACACGCCCGCCGCGGGCCTGCCCGTGCTGCGCGAGGCGATCGCCGCGAAGACCCTGCGCGACTCGGGCCTGGAGGTCCCGCCCGCGCAGGTCATCGTGACCAACGGCGGCAAGCAGGCGGTGTACCAGGCGTTCCAGGCGGTGGTGAACCCGGGCGACGAGGTGCTGCTGCCGGCGCCGTACTGGACGACCTATCCCGAGGCGATCGCGCTGGCTGACGGCATCCCGGTGGAGGTCTTCGCGGGGGCCGACCAGGACTACAAGGTCACCGTCGAGCAGCTCGAGGCCGCCCGCACTGACAAGACGACGGTGCTCGTGTTCGTCTCGCCCTCGAACCCGACCGGCTCGGTGTACACGCCCGAGGAGACGAAGGCGATCGGGCAGTGGGCGCTCGAGCACGGGATCTGGGTGATCAGCGACGAGATCTACCAGAACCTCGTCTACGAGGGCGCGCGCGCCGTCTCGATCGTCGAGGCCGTTCCGGAACTCGCCGGCCAGACGATCCTCGTCAACGGCGTCGCGAAGACGTACGCCATGACCGGCTGGCGCGTGGGCTGGATGGTCGGCCCCGCCGACGCCATCAAGGTCGCGGGCAACCTGCAGTCGCACTTGAGCTCGAACGTCAACAACATCGCGCAGCGCGCGGCGCTGGCCGCGCTCACCGGTCCGCAGACCGAGGCCGAGCAGATGCGCCTGGCCTTCGACCGCCGTCGCAAGCTCATCGTCGCCGAGCTGGCGAAGATCCCGGGCGTCACGGTGCCGAACCCGCTGGGTGCGTTCTACGTCTACCCCGACGTGCGGGGACTGCTCGGGCGCTCGTGGCGCGGGACGCAGGTCGACACCACACTCGAACTCGCCGACCTCATCCTCGACGAAGCCGAGGTCGCCGTCGTTCCCGGTGAGGCGTTCGGTCCTTCCGGATACCTGCGGCTGTCGTACGCCCTGGGCGACGACCAGCTCCTCGAGGGAGTCCAGCGGCTGCAGCAGCTGTTCGGCTGA
- a CDS encoding alkaline phosphatase family protein, whose product MESTAREDGRTSRRDFLRRTGIGAASLAVAGGAGFGIGAVTSGSARPEAPAEFTPLPERAEPGFDHVVVLMFENRSFDNVLGRVYSPAEKTQAEFDGVAQGDYANAAPDGTRIPAHVYSGTTDHIMQQPQPDPGETYPHVNTQLYDVVDPATNDDLRAHGLRAPYNAPPAGATATNEGFVRDYIINFRASMRREPTPAEYRVAMGGFSPDMLPVFSALARQFAVYDRWFAAVPSQTYCNRSFFHASTSHGFVVNHTDGSYAKWLNAPASATIFNRLEDAGISWRVYYDPTQLVSLTGLIHAPVLEKYWKTNFRDMTQFYADAAAGDLPAYAFIEPRMIFNHNDMHPPWGELRDGTLTLDDGTTVQIDNSAYSDVRAGDKLLQDVYDAIRTSASTTGSNAVNTALVVTFDEHGGIYDHVAPPKATPPDDSGAGEMGFTFDRLGLRAPSIVVSAYTAAGAVIHDEMHHGSVIATLCRQHGLKPLTARADGARTIDNAVGLAHPRQPYTWPQPVALWQPPNPEAVAEDTTDAHRARPLTSPARGLLGLLMAKYAPGEPVPTTYGEAYDALQQHGRGLFGTTDEKPATDG is encoded by the coding sequence ATGGAGTCGACGGCCCGAGAAGACGGCAGAACGAGCCGTCGCGATTTCCTGCGCCGGACGGGCATCGGCGCGGCCTCTCTCGCCGTCGCGGGCGGGGCCGGATTCGGCATCGGGGCCGTGACGTCCGGCAGCGCCCGTCCCGAGGCCCCCGCGGAGTTCACCCCGCTGCCCGAGCGCGCCGAACCCGGGTTCGACCACGTCGTCGTGCTCATGTTCGAGAACCGCAGCTTCGACAACGTGCTGGGGCGGGTGTACTCCCCCGCCGAGAAGACGCAGGCCGAGTTCGACGGCGTCGCCCAGGGCGACTATGCCAACGCCGCGCCGGACGGCACCCGCATCCCCGCGCACGTGTACTCCGGCACGACCGACCACATCATGCAGCAGCCGCAGCCCGACCCCGGCGAGACCTACCCGCACGTCAACACGCAGCTCTACGACGTCGTCGACCCCGCGACCAATGATGACCTTCGCGCGCACGGCCTGCGCGCGCCCTACAACGCTCCGCCGGCGGGCGCGACCGCCACGAACGAGGGGTTCGTGCGGGACTACATCATCAACTTCCGTGCGTCGATGCGCCGCGAGCCGACGCCGGCGGAGTACCGGGTGGCGATGGGCGGGTTCTCCCCCGACATGCTGCCGGTGTTCTCCGCGCTCGCCCGCCAGTTCGCCGTCTACGATCGGTGGTTCGCCGCGGTGCCGTCGCAGACCTACTGCAACCGGTCGTTCTTCCACGCCTCCACCTCGCACGGGTTCGTCGTCAACCACACCGACGGCTCGTACGCGAAGTGGCTGAACGCCCCGGCATCCGCCACGATCTTCAACCGACTCGAAGACGCGGGCATCTCCTGGCGCGTGTACTACGACCCGACGCAGCTGGTGTCTCTGACGGGCCTCATCCACGCGCCGGTGCTGGAGAAGTACTGGAAGACGAACTTCCGCGACATGACGCAGTTCTACGCGGATGCCGCGGCCGGCGACCTGCCCGCTTATGCGTTCATCGAGCCGCGCATGATCTTCAATCACAACGACATGCATCCGCCGTGGGGCGAGCTGCGGGACGGCACGCTGACCCTCGACGACGGGACGACGGTTCAGATCGACAACAGCGCGTACTCCGACGTGCGCGCCGGCGACAAGCTGCTGCAGGACGTCTACGACGCGATCCGCACGAGCGCCTCGACGACGGGCTCCAACGCGGTCAACACGGCGCTGGTGGTGACCTTCGACGAGCACGGCGGCATCTACGACCACGTCGCCCCGCCGAAGGCGACGCCGCCGGATGACAGCGGTGCGGGCGAGATGGGCTTCACGTTCGATCGGCTGGGTCTGCGGGCGCCGTCGATCGTCGTCAGCGCATACACCGCGGCGGGCGCGGTCATCCACGACGAGATGCACCACGGCTCGGTCATCGCGACCCTTTGCCGGCAACACGGGCTCAAGCCGCTGACCGCCCGGGCCGACGGCGCGCGCACCATCGACAACGCGGTGGGCCTCGCGCATCCGCGGCAGCCGTACACGTGGCCGCAGCCGGTCGCGCTGTGGCAGCCGCCGAACCCCGAGGCGGTCGCGGAGGACACCACCGACGCCCATCGCGCGCGCCCCCTCACCTCCCCCGCCCGAGGGCTGCTGGGACTGCTGATGGCGAAGTACGCGCCTGGCGAGCCGGTGCCGACCACCTACGGCGAGGCCTACGACGCCCTGCAGCAGCACGGCCGGGGGCTGTTCGGCACGACGGACGAGAAGCCGGCCACCGACGGCTGA
- a CDS encoding ABC transporter ATP-binding protein has translation MTEPAVRVRDLRKSYGDRMAVAGLTFDIERGETFALLGPNGAGKSTTIEILEGYRHRTAGDVSVLGADPGSADRRWRERIGIVLQTAGQAGVFTVREQLRQFAGYYPRPRDVDEVIAAVGLTAQAGTRIAKLSGGQQRRVDVALGIIGRPELLFLDEPTTGFDPQARRVFWELIRSLQRDGTTILLTTHDLDEAPQLAGRVAVVTHGTLCAIGPVDRIGGDDARIPLVTWTEAGARREQRTTEPLTFASALAARLGGEPKDLQIRRPTLEEIYLGLVAAPAASDLAGVATPAGLDESSHS, from the coding sequence ATGACAGAACCAGCGGTGCGGGTCCGCGACCTGCGCAAGTCCTACGGCGATCGCATGGCCGTGGCCGGGCTCACCTTCGACATCGAGCGCGGCGAGACCTTCGCGCTCCTCGGGCCCAACGGGGCCGGTAAGTCCACGACGATCGAGATCCTCGAGGGGTACCGGCACCGCACGGCGGGAGACGTGAGCGTCCTCGGCGCCGATCCGGGGAGCGCCGACCGCCGCTGGCGGGAGCGCATCGGCATCGTGCTGCAGACGGCGGGACAGGCGGGGGTGTTCACGGTGCGCGAGCAGCTGCGGCAGTTCGCCGGCTACTACCCGCGCCCCCGCGACGTCGACGAGGTCATCGCCGCCGTCGGCCTGACGGCGCAGGCCGGCACCCGCATCGCGAAGCTCTCCGGCGGCCAGCAGCGTCGCGTCGACGTCGCGCTCGGCATCATCGGGCGCCCCGAGCTGCTGTTCCTCGACGAACCCACGACGGGCTTCGACCCGCAGGCCCGGCGGGTGTTCTGGGAACTCATCCGCTCGCTGCAGAGGGACGGCACGACGATCCTGCTCACGACGCACGACCTCGACGAAGCCCCGCAACTCGCCGGCCGCGTCGCCGTCGTCACCCACGGCACACTGTGCGCGATCGGGCCCGTCGATCGCATCGGCGGCGACGACGCCCGCATTCCGCTCGTGACCTGGACGGAAGCCGGCGCCCGTCGAGAGCAGCGCACCACCGAGCCGCTCACCTTCGCCTCCGCGCTCGCCGCGCGCCTCGGCGGCGAGCCGAAGGACCTGCAGATCCGCCGCCCCACCCTCGAGGAGATCTACCTCGGCCTCGTCGCCGCACCCGCGGCATCCGACCTCGCCGGCGTCGCCACGCCCGCCGGTCTCGACGAAAGCAGCCATTCATGA
- a CDS encoding ABC transporter permease — MSTATPGTTATLGTTLALGAHRAGYELRGYFRSSDTLFFTFLFPVLMLGLFSTVFGGSGDITGGPGVAAISAAQLYLPGMMAAGLLLSGFQNLAIDIATERSDGTLKRLGGTPLSPVSYFAGKLGEVLVTGLLQAALLLAAAAFIFHVPLPSTVEAWGTFAWVFLLGLTASALLGIAVSALPRSARSASAVVVPIGLVLQFVSGVYLFFWLLPDWLQNLASVFPLVWMARGLRAVFLPAEYATLEPGGEWNLGWVALVLAGWLVIGVIVSRLTFRWNRRDA; from the coding sequence ATGAGCACCGCCACCCCGGGCACCACCGCCACCCTCGGCACCACCCTGGCGCTCGGCGCGCACCGCGCCGGCTACGAACTGCGCGGCTACTTCCGCTCCTCCGACACACTCTTCTTCACCTTCCTGTTCCCGGTGCTCATGCTCGGGCTGTTCAGTACGGTGTTCGGCGGCTCGGGCGACATCACGGGCGGCCCGGGCGTGGCCGCGATCTCCGCCGCGCAGCTGTACCTGCCGGGGATGATGGCCGCCGGCCTGCTGCTCTCGGGGTTCCAGAACCTCGCGATCGACATCGCGACCGAGCGCTCCGACGGCACGCTCAAACGGCTCGGCGGCACGCCGCTGTCGCCGGTGTCGTACTTCGCCGGCAAGCTCGGCGAGGTGCTCGTGACGGGGCTGCTGCAGGCGGCGCTGCTGCTGGCCGCGGCCGCGTTCATCTTCCATGTGCCGCTGCCGAGCACCGTCGAGGCGTGGGGGACGTTCGCGTGGGTGTTCCTCCTGGGACTCACGGCGTCGGCACTTCTCGGGATCGCCGTATCGGCCCTGCCCCGCAGCGCCCGCAGCGCGAGCGCGGTCGTCGTTCCCATCGGCCTCGTGCTGCAGTTCGTGTCGGGCGTGTACCTCTTCTTCTGGCTGCTGCCGGACTGGCTGCAGAACCTCGCGAGCGTCTTCCCGCTGGTGTGGATGGCGCGCGGGCTGCGCGCGGTGTTCCTGCCCGCGGAGTACGCGACGCTCGAACCCGGCGGCGAGTGGAACCTCGGCTGGGTCGCGCTCGTGCTGGCCGGGTGGCTGGTGATCGGCGTGATCGTCAGCCGGCTGACGTTCCGCTGGAACCGCCGCGACGCGTAA
- a CDS encoding sensor histidine kinase, protein MTVPPAPGPSSRALVPTRLGWDAAVIAVVGLTLALAWLADPPQPAGGLLLLAGIGLLVGAYLGFFRLWRPVPAARAEAGGTAGAQPEWAPRMWGFVAAAAVALTLACAASPNGAFLQALAYPVLWTLAVRVRDAVIGCVVIGLAVCVGMLISTGSLVAASASGLVSLGFAIAMGLWISRIAEYGDERAALVDELVAAQETVRALSAAQGASAERERLARDIHDTLAQTLAGLVLLSERAAAQARRGEPADAAATMDTVERTAREALAEAREIVARTAAVPADATLGQALQRLAERFRVETGLVVHIDGTEALPTLDPETQVVLLRCAQEALANVRKHAAARRARLELSSDAAQIVLTVADDGQGFDPAASRHGFGLDGMRERVALSGGTFEVVAAPGEGTRVTVRLPLRERAAEVDA, encoded by the coding sequence ATGACCGTTCCGCCCGCCCCTGGCCCTTCCTCGCGCGCCCTCGTGCCGACGCGTCTGGGGTGGGATGCCGCGGTCATCGCCGTCGTCGGACTGACCCTCGCCCTCGCGTGGCTCGCTGACCCGCCGCAGCCTGCCGGCGGCCTTCTGCTGCTGGCCGGGATCGGGCTGCTCGTCGGCGCGTACCTCGGGTTCTTCCGGCTGTGGCGGCCCGTCCCGGCGGCACGGGCCGAGGCTGGCGGGACGGCGGGGGCGCAACCGGAATGGGCACCGCGGATGTGGGGGTTCGTGGCGGCGGCCGCGGTCGCCCTCACGCTCGCGTGTGCGGCGAGCCCCAACGGCGCCTTCCTGCAAGCGCTCGCCTATCCGGTGCTGTGGACCCTCGCGGTGCGGGTGCGCGACGCCGTGATCGGGTGCGTCGTCATCGGCCTCGCCGTGTGCGTCGGGATGCTGATCTCCACCGGCTCGCTCGTGGCGGCCTCCGCCTCCGGGCTCGTCTCGCTCGGGTTCGCGATCGCGATGGGCCTGTGGATCAGCCGGATCGCGGAGTACGGCGACGAGCGCGCGGCGCTCGTCGACGAGCTCGTCGCGGCGCAGGAGACGGTGCGCGCGCTGAGCGCGGCGCAGGGCGCGTCGGCCGAGCGGGAGCGGCTGGCCCGCGACATCCACGACACCCTCGCGCAGACCCTCGCCGGACTCGTCCTGCTGAGCGAACGGGCCGCCGCGCAGGCGCGCCGCGGCGAACCGGCTGACGCCGCGGCCACGATGGACACCGTCGAGCGCACTGCCCGCGAGGCGCTCGCCGAGGCGCGCGAGATCGTCGCACGGACGGCCGCCGTCCCGGCCGATGCCACGCTCGGTCAGGCGCTGCAGCGGCTCGCCGAGCGGTTCCGCGTCGAGACGGGCCTCGTGGTGCACATCGACGGCACCGAGGCGCTGCCGACCCTCGACCCCGAGACGCAGGTCGTGCTGCTGCGATGCGCGCAGGAGGCGCTCGCGAACGTCCGCAAGCACGCCGCGGCGCGCCGCGCGCGGCTGGAGCTGTCGTCCGATGCCGCGCAGATCGTCCTCACCGTCGCCGACGACGGCCAGGGGTTCGACCCCGCGGCATCCCGCCATGGATTCGGACTGGACGGCATGCGCGAGCGCGTCGCGCTGTCGGGTGGGACGTTCGAGGTCGTCGCGGCGCCGGGGGAGGGCACGCGCGTGACCGTCCGGCTGCCGCTGCGTGAGCGTGCTGCGGAGGTGGACGCGTGA
- a CDS encoding response regulator, translating to MIRLLVVDDHPIVRAGLVAVLAEEPGLEIVGEAADGDEAVRIAAETHPDVVLMDLRMPGVDGVAATARLAAGEAGTPAPRVLILTTYETDEQILAAVEAGAGGYLLKAAPRAEIVAAIRSVAAGQSALSPQVAVRLVERMRRPAAEPVLTPRELDVLRRVAQGRSNRQIGVDLGIGEATVKTHLQKAFDKLDAPDRTRAVTRAMELGLLP from the coding sequence GTGATCCGGCTGCTGGTCGTCGACGACCACCCCATCGTGCGCGCCGGACTCGTCGCCGTGCTCGCCGAGGAACCCGGCCTCGAGATCGTCGGTGAGGCCGCCGATGGCGACGAGGCGGTGCGGATCGCTGCCGAGACCCATCCGGACGTCGTTCTGATGGACCTGCGGATGCCGGGCGTCGACGGCGTCGCGGCGACTGCCCGGCTCGCCGCGGGCGAAGCCGGAACCCCCGCGCCGCGGGTGCTCATCCTCACTACCTACGAGACCGACGAGCAGATCCTCGCCGCGGTCGAGGCGGGCGCCGGCGGCTACCTGCTGAAGGCGGCGCCGCGCGCCGAGATCGTCGCCGCGATCCGCTCGGTGGCCGCCGGGCAGAGCGCGCTGTCGCCGCAGGTCGCCGTGCGCCTCGTGGAGCGGATGCGCCGGCCGGCCGCCGAACCCGTGCTGACGCCGCGCGAGCTCGACGTGCTGCGCCGGGTCGCGCAGGGCCGCAGCAACCGGCAGATCGGGGTCGACCTGGGCATCGGCGAGGCGACCGTGAAGACCCACCTGCAGAAGGCGTTCGACAAGCTCGACGCCCCCGACCGCACCCGCGCCGTCACGCGGGCGATGGAGCTCGGCCTGCTGCCCTGA